In Marinobacterium sp. LSUCC0821, the DNA window GGCGATCATGTTACGAATTTCACTAATTCTAATCTCGCTGTTGATGGTTGGTTGTAGCTCTTTGGGTACACAGTTAACCCAGCAGAAAATGGCCGAGATACAGTTGCCGCTGACTACGCTCGATGACGGCGTTAAATTTACCTGGGGAATAGATCCAACAACGCGAGGTGAGGTAACACTCGTGCGCACCTTCGCAAAGGACGGGCAGGTATGTCGTCTTGTAGAAGAGCAAGAGATGATTAATGGAAAGCAGGGTAAAGCGGTATCAACCTATTGTATGCACGATGGTGAGTGGAAATAACAGCATGAAGTTCTCTCTTCTAAGTCTGGTGTTACTGGTATCAGCGCAGAGCTTTGCAGATGATATTGCCAGTGTTCCAACTGAATTGAGCTGTTCACTCTCGGGTTCCGGTTTCTCATCGGAAAGCGCTATGCAGAGTGAGACGAGGATGATCAATCTAACCTTTCTTACTATGCCGCCACTTCGCAGTGACCTGCAGAGCTTATCGGATGCCGAACTGGCTTGTCTCTATGTCGCTGGTTGGAGAGACAGAGCCATTTATGGCGATAACTTCGCAAGTGAAAAACTCTGCTACTCAAGAGAGCAAGCCGATTCGCAAAGTGTCTATGCTTGTCAGGTGGTTGGTCATAAGCGGGAAGATGGTCGCTACGCGTTTGATAATATGGATTGTGAAAATGGCGAGTTGGATCGACTCTCCTTGAATGACCAAGGGTTGATCATTGCAAGTGACTTCGCTTCGTCTCGTGAATTTGAAAATCACAATCGTGATTTCTTTCTAGGTGCTGGGCGCTGTCAGTTAACTAAGTAGTTGCTAACAGCCAAACGCGCGCAAAATATTCTCTTATTATTTGACTCCGTCACCATCAGGTTTAGCTCAAACCCTAAACGTTGCGCTATGGTTTTAGTGATGGATAGGCCAAGTCCGGAACCCTTAGCGCGATCAAGTTGTTGTCTTGCTCCCCGCACAAACAGCTGTTGGGTGTCTGTGTCGAGATCAAGGTCTGTCTGATTCATGATTTGGAGCTCACCCTCACGAAGATAGATCTCTAGAATAGAACCCTCGGTCCGGTATTTTAAGGCGTTCTCAATCAGGTTTTTCATCAAAATACCGAAGGCATCAATGTCGGTACGAATTTTCGTTGAGCTATCAATGGCTATCTGATGATCAGAGGGCTGCTCTCGTAGATCCATCAAAATCAGTTGAATCACTTGAACTAGGCTCACCTCTTCATTCGCCTCACTTTCACTAGCGTCGGCACGTGCCAGTTGCAGGAGCTTTTCAGTAACGGTCACCAGCCTGTCGACTTCACGCATTAAATGACTCAAATCGTTTTGTATCTGACGGTTGTGCGATGCATCCATCAGTTGAGTAATCTCACCCTTCATTAACGCCAGCGGTGTACGCAGCTCATGGGCGGTGTTTGAAGCAAATTGACGCTCCCGTTCTAGTAGCTGATCTACTCGTCCTAAAAGCTCATTTAGGCGCTTATAGACAGGTTTAAGCTCAATCGGTAACTCAAACTCTTGAAGTGGTTTTAGGCTATTAGGGTTCTGTTGTTGAATCAGGGCCGTTAGTCGGTGCAGAGGTTTAAGGCCTCGTTGAATTGAAACTGTAACTAGTAAAATCAGCAGAGGCAGCGCAACTGAGATTGGTACGAAAAATGAGAAGAGTACATCCTGAATCGCACTAAAACGTAAATCACGCCGCTCATGTATTTGTAGGATAAAGCGCCCATCCTGGGTGTGCAGGTTGAAAGCTCTTAATTCATTTGATTGAAAAAATCCCGGCTCCAAATTAGCTAAAGCGAGGTTGTC includes these proteins:
- a CDS encoding histidine kinase dimerization/phospho-acceptor domain-containing protein, encoding MKKINSLSKHLTQRLIVGTLLVWSAAIGLTYLSVGSALERYFDVSLEETAQRILPLALDDYYSRQITQGGISNNTSIKPQFSNRLFSGNATSPDHEEDIVYRLIDSRSGDTVINSHQQSDNLALANLEPGFFQSNELRAFNLHTQDGRFILQIHERRDLRFSAIQDVLFSFFVPISVALPLLILLVTVSIQRGLKPLHRLTALIQQQNPNSLKPLQEFELPIELKPVYKRLNELLGRVDQLLERERQFASNTAHELRTPLALMKGEITQLMDASHNRQIQNDLSHLMREVDRLVTVTEKLLQLARADASESEANEEVSLVQVIQLILMDLREQPSDHQIAIDSSTKIRTDIDAFGILMKNLIENALKYRTEGSILEIYLREGELQIMNQTDLDLDTDTQQLFVRGARQQLDRAKGSGLGLSITKTIAQRLGFELNLMVTESNNKRIFCARLAVSNYLVN